Within Dehalococcoidia bacterium, the genomic segment GCGCTGGTAACCGGAGGTTCCAGCGGCATTGGGAAAGCCATCACCGAACAACTTGCTGCCAACGGATTCTATGTATTCGCTGCTGCTCGGAGGCTGGACCGGCTGGAATTGCTTCGATCCGAAACCATCGAACCGCTTTGCCTCGATGTCACCGATCCCGCCGCCACGCAGACTGCAATCAAGCACATTCAGTCAACCAAGGGGCGTCTCGATGTTCTGGTGAATAACGCCGGGTACGGTCTCTATGGGACGCTCGAAGGTCTCACCTTGGACCAGGCACACCATCAATTCGATGTCAACGTGTTTGGGTTGGCCCAGGTGACCAAGGCGGTTCTACCTCTCATGCGCCAGCAGCAGGCAGGAACTATCGTGAACATCGCGTCTGTTGTCGGCAGAGTGGCCTTGCCGGTGGCCGGATGGTATTGCGCCTCAAAGCACGCCGTTGAAGCGCTCTCCGATGCCATGCGCGGTGAATTGAAGCCGTTTGGCATCAAGGTCATCGTGATCGAGCCCGGCGCCATCAAGACTGAATTCGACGATGTTGCCCTTGGCACGCTCGATAGCAGCGCTGATCTTGAAGCCTACCAACCGATGGTGAACGGCTTTCGCAAAGTGATACAGACCACATATGGCAAGGCTCCGGGACCGGAGGTAATTGCCAGGACCGTTCTCAAAGCCGTGACTTCGAAGAATCCTCGACCCCGGTATGCCATTCCTTTTGACGCCAAATCGTCGATCCTGTTCAAGAAGATATTCGGCGACCGCATTATGGATCGGATGATCCGGCAGCAGCTCAAGAAATAGCGCCTGTGTCCCCCAAGAGTGGGGGCAAGGGGGTTGATCATGACTCAATCAGAGCATCCTTGCCAGATTCTTTGCGTTCGAGTATGCCCCGCAGGGAGAATTGTTGACGGGGGTGGAGGTCTGGTGTAGTCTAGATGTGCGCTGGCGAGGGCATGATGAACATTCAGCTTTATGATACCACCCTGCGGGACGGCGCCCAGAGAGAGGGCGCGTCCTTCTCGGTTGAAGACAAGGTGAAAATCGCTCGGAAGATCGATGAACTTGGCGTTCACTTTATCGAAGGCGGGTGGCCGGGAGCCAATCCCAAGGACACGCAGTTCTTCGAGCGCATGAGAGCTATCTCGCTCGCCAATTCCACTCTGGTCGCTTTCGGAAGCACCCGCCGTGCTCATAGCCGGGCAGAAGAAGATCCCAATCTCCAGGATTTGCTGAACACCGGAACAAAGGTAATTACCCTAGTAGGCAAGGGGTCTCTGGAGCATGTCAACAAGATTCTGAGGACCAGCCCGGAAGAGAACCTGGCGATGATCACCGACTCCATCCGCTATCTAAAGTCCAAAGGAAAGACGGTTTTCTGGGATGCCGAGCATTTCTTCGATGGCTACAAGGGTGATGCTCCGTATTGCCTGCGGACTATTGAGGTTGCCGCTGCAGCGGGTGCCGATGCTGTTGTTCTCTGCGATACCAACGGGGGAACGTTGCCCACTGAAGTGTTCACTATTGTGGAAGAGGCCCGGAAATATGGCGTTCCCATGGGTATTCATGCGCACAACGATGCGGAGCTGGCAGTGGCCAATACCCTGGCCGCAGTGCAGGCCGGTGCCACACACGTGCAAGGCACAATCAATGGCTATGGAGAGAGGTGCGGCAATGCCAATCTCTGTTCTATTATTCCCTCGCTCATGTTCAAAATGGGAATGGAATGCATCGGTCCCGAACACCTTGCCAGGCTCACCGAAGCATCCCGTTACGTCAGCGAGGTGGCCAACCTGCCTCATGATCCCCAGTTCCCTTATGTGGGGAAAAACGCCTTCGGGCACAAGGGCGGGATGCATATTGCGGCCATGGCCAAGGCAGAGGAAAGCTATCAGCATATCGACCCGATTCTGGTGGGGAACCGAAGCCATATCCTTGTCTCAGAGCTTTCCGGCGTGAGCACTATCATCTACAAAGCAAAGGAGAAAGGGCTCGATTTCCTGGCGCAGAAGGCGCAGGCCAAGGAGATATTGAAGCGGATCAAGGACCTGGAAGCCCAGGGGTTCAAATACGATAATGCCGAAGCCTCCTTTGAGGTGTTACTGCGCCGTGCTCAGCCGGGATATCAGCCGCCATTTGAACTGGTGGACTTCATGGTGGTCGTGGAGAAGAATCGCCGCCGTTCCGCCTCCGAGAGTGATTCAACCCTCTCTGAAGCGATGGTCAAGGTGAAAGTCGGCGGCGAAATTTTCCACACAGCGGCGGAGGGAAACGGTCCGGTCAACGCTCTGGATGCTGCTTTACGGAAAGCATTGCTACAGTTCTATCCCGAACTCAGGATCGTGAAGCTGATCGACTATAAAGTCCGTATTCTGGAAGAAAGCGAGGGCACCGAATCGGGAGTGCGAGTGCTCATCGAGTCAAGCGATGGTGAACAGGAATGGCACACTGTGGGCAGCTCCACCAACATTATCGAAGCCAGCTGGATCGCCCTGGCCGACAGTATGGAGTACTGGCTGCAGCGAAAGAGGGGCTAAAGGCCGTTTATCAGTTATCAGTAGGGGCGACAATTCTGTCCGTCCTTCGGGAAGAGGGTGAAGGGACACTTCCCTTCCGGGGGTTTGGGGGTGTCCCCCAAATCCCTTAACCTTCCCCCAAGAGTGGAGGCAAGGGGGTTGAACAGAATTCGATCAGGATTCTGTTAAAGAACCTCAGATTAAGTGGTGCAGGATACTTCCTGCCGGGGTTTTAGAGCCTGCCGTGGGAGTGTTCCAAGTCTGGTTGTCAGGGTCTAAGAGAGTGCAGATACGCCTCTTTGCCGGGGTTTTAGGGGTGTCCCCTAAACTTCTTTTCTTCCCCCAAGAGTGGGGGTCAGGGGGTTGATCAAAGATTTCCCACTGGAACAAGGAGACGATAACGAATTTACTATGCCGACACTTTATGTGGTAGCCACCCCAATTGGCAATCTGAAGGACGTGACCATGAGGGCCATCGAGGTCTTGCGCGAGGTTGGCCTGATTGCGGCCGAGGATACTCGCAGGACCAAACAGCTCCTTTCTGCTTATGAGATCAAAACTCCCCTGACCAGCTACCATGAGCACAACAAGAAATATAAACTCCCCCATCTGATGCGATCCCTTGAGGAAAAAGACATTGCCCTGGTTTCGGAGGCCGGCATGCCTGGAATTAACGATCCGGGATACGAGCTTATTCGAGCGGCGATCGACCAGGATATCAGCGTGGTTCCTGTTCCGGGACCATCGGCCATCGTCACTGCCCTTGCTGTATCGGGGATCACTGCCGAGCAGTTCACCCACCTGGGATTCCTGCCGCGGAAAAAGGGTGCCAGGCGCAGGCTCTTTGAATCCTTCATCGACGAGCCGCGGGCTATTGTTGCTTTCGAATCACCCTATCGCCTGTTGGCCACACTCAGAGACCTGGGCGAGGTATTCGGGGAAGACCGGAAGATCGCCGTTTGCCGGGAGATGACCAAAGTATATGAGGAAATCTTCCGCGGCACGGTGAGCCAGGCCCTGGAGCACTTTTCCGAACCCAGAGGAGAGTTCACCCTGGTCATCGAGGGGAAGGCTAGAAAGAAATCAGAGAACTCTGGCCTCTGAACTGTCTAATCGGTCCTGTCTTTGCGAGTTCCCAATTTCGCGGGAGGGATACACCCGACAAGAAACTCCGCACGACAAGGCAATCACACCCCATTCGTCTTTCCGGCGAAAGCCGGAATCCAGTCTCCAGCCTCTACCCCTGGTCCCCGGTCTTCACCGGGGAGACGGATTAACGCTTCTCCCCTTGTAATCAGGGGGTTTCTGAACAGAAGCCGAAAGGCGACGAAGCAATCTCAGAACAACTGAAGAAAGGGATTGCCGCGCTGAAGCTCGCAATGACACTTTAATCCTGTTCAGGCGATACGATATTCCCCGGACGGGTAAAACCCATAGAACGATGCCCCTTGCTTTTTTGGGAGTCCTTTCCCGCCCTGCCTCTGCCTACCCATCTTCTTTGACACCCATAGACGAAACTGCTAATCTTAATACGCATTTCCATATCTAGGAGGACTTGAAGTGTCCAAAGCAACCCCGGGAAAAGTGACCATGGAAAAACTCGTCTCGCTGTGCAAGCGGCGGGGCTTTATCTTTCAATCCAGCGAGATTTACGGCGGTCTGGCTTCCTGCTGGGATTACGGCCCCTTGGGTGTGGAGCTCAAGAACAACGTCAAGGCTGCCTGGTGGCAATCGGTCGTCAGGGAGCGCGATGATGTGGTCGGCCTGGATGCGGCCATCCTGATGCATCCCAAAGTCTGGGTGGCCAGCGGACACGTAGCCACCTTCGCCGACCCGCTGGTGGACTGTAAGGGCTGCAAGCAACGCTGGCGCGCCGACCATCTCAAAGGGGATAAGTGCCCGGAGTGCGGCGGCGAACTCACCGAAGCCCGCATGTTCAACTTGATGTTCAAGACGTGCATGGGTCCGGTGGAAGACGCATCGGCCCAGGTTTACCTGCGCCCGGAGACTGCTCAGGGCATCTTCGTCAACTTCCAGAATGTGATGACTTCCATGCGCAAGAAGCTTCCCCTGGGTATTGCCCAGGTCGGCAAGTCCTTCCGCAATGAGATCACTCCGGGGAATTTTACCTTCCGCACGCGCGAGTTCGAACAGATGGAGATCGAATACTTTGTCAAGCCGGGGACCGATCAAGAGCGGTTCGAGCACTGGGTAAATGAGCGTTTCAACTGGTATATCAATCTGGGAATCAAGCCGGAAAACCTCCGCCTTCGCCCTCACGATAAACAAGAACTGGCTCATTACGCCAAGGGCTGCACCGATGTCGAATACCTGTTCCCCATCGGCTGGTCGGAGCTGGAGGGAATCGCCAACCGCGGTGACTTCGATCTCACTCAGCATGCCAAGTTCAGCGGACAGAACCTGGAGTATTTCGATGAGCAGACCAAGGAACATTATATTCCGTATGTGATCGAACCTTCAGCGGGGGCAGACCGGGGCACGCTTGCTTTCCTGGCCGATGCCTACGCTGAGGAATTGGACGAAAAAGAAGATCTGCGAGTGGTGCTGCACTTCCATCCCAAACTGGCCCCGATCAAGGCGGCCATCCTGCCGCTGAGTCGCAATGAGAAGCTGGTACCTATGGCGCATGATCAAATTTTTGCCGATCTTCGCAAGGACTTCATGGTCCAGTACGATGATTCCCAGAGCATCGGCAAACGCTACCGGCGTCAGGACGAGATCGGCACGCCCTTCTGCATCACGGTAGACTTCCAGACGCTGGAGGATAACCAGGTCACCATCCGGGATCGGGACTCGCAGAAACAGATCCGCATTCCGGTTGCCGAACTCAAGAAATGCCTGAGGGCTAAGCTGGACGGAGAGGCCTTTGAAGTTCTGCCTCCCGGCGGGAAACTGCTGGGTTCCGCCGGGTAGGGGGGTATTGCTATACGCTCTCAGGGCATATGCGATATGCCCCTACGGATAAGGAAAAACATGCCAAAAATCAATACCACAGAATTAACGGAAAAAGACCTCAAGGCGACTCTTGTTGACTGGGGAGAGCCCGAATATCGTGCTAAGCAGATCCTCGACTGGGTTTACCGCAAGGCGATCACCGAATTCGCTGCCATGAGCAATCTTCCGCCCAAGCTGCGGGAGCGCCTGGATGCCGAGTTTACCTATCAATCGCTGGCGCCCGTAACGGAATCGAGATCGCGGGACGCCAACACCACCAAGTTGCTCTTTAAGCTGCAAGACGGGAAGACGATCGAATCTGTCCTGATGCGCTATGAGAAGAGGCGAACCGTCTGCGTTTCCTCTCAAGTCGGTTGCGCTTTCGGATGTCCCCTGTGCGTCACCGGAACCGGCGGGTTCGAGCGGAATCTGACTCCTGCAGAGATCATCGACCAAGTTCTTTTCTTCTCGCGCCAGCTCAGAGCAGAGGACAAATCGGTGACCAATGTGGTTTTCATGGGCATGGGAGAACCGCTGGTGAATTTTGGAGCCGTCTGGAGGGCCATCGAGAGCTTTATCTCTCCGGATCTTCTGGGGATTGGCGCCCGACACATTACCATCTCCACTGCCGGGATTCCGCCCGGCATCAAGAAGCTGAGCCAGAAGAGATTACAGGTGGGATTGGCGGTTTCTCTGCATGCGCCTGATAATGCCCTTCGCGATAAGCTGGTTCCGCCCAACCGGATGTACCCGCTGGAGATTCTCATCCCGACGTGCCAGAGCTATGTGGAAGCTACTAATCGCCGTATCACCTTTGAATATGCCCTCATTGCCGATATCAATGACTCGCCGCAGCAAGCCATTCAACTGGGCAATCTCCTGCGGGGAATCAACTGCTATGTGAATTTGATACCTGTCAACCAATCTGCCAATCCGCAATTTAAACCGCCCCACCGGGCCAGGGTCCAGGCCTTCAGCGAGACACTGACCCGCCATCACGTGGCCAATACCGTTCGCCTTGCCAGGGGCACTGATATCGAGGCTGGTTGCGGCCAACTGCGAGCGCGGATGGAAGATATTTCCTCAGAGTGAGTTGGAGCACCAACTTGTCATACTATAAAAATAGCCTTTTAACCGATCCCCCTGAGCATGTCGAAGGGTCGTTCATGATTCGATAGGACCGCCACGAACGGTACTTCATCCTTTGTGATGCTGGTTATCCAACGTCTGCGACATCTAGGAAATTTAACATGTCTGAAAACACTGTCCCTCTCCTGAAATTTCTTTGCGAATCGGGCGTCGGCTCCCGGCGAAAGATGGCCGATGCCATCAAGCAAGGCCTCGTGCAGGTCAATAGAGTCACTGCAGAGGATTTTAGACAACCGCTGGACCCGTCAAAGGATGTGGTCACTCTCGATGGACAGCGAGTGAATTCCGCTAAACCCCAGTCGATATATCTGATGATGAACAAGCCCCCGGGAATTATCACCACCGCCAGCGACGAAATGGATCGTCAGACGGTGCTGGAACTGTTGCCTGCCAAATACCGTTCCTTGCGACTTTACCCCGTCGGTCGGCTGGACAAGGACAGCAGCGGACTTTTGCTGCTGACTAACGATGGTGACTTGACCTATCAGCTCACTCATCCCAAGTTCGAGCACGAGAAGGAGTACTGGATCGCCCTGAACGGAACGCTCGAGCCCCCAGAAATACAGAAGCTGGAGCAGGGCATCGAACTGGACGACGGCATGACTTATCCGGCGCGGATCAGACAAATTCAGAACTCCTCGCTGTTCAACTATAGTATTACCATCCATGAGGGGCGCAAACGGCAGGTCCGCCGCATGTTCGAATCGCTGGGATACCGAGTTCAGACCCTCAAGCGCATGCGAATCGGCGCCCTCTGGCTGGGCGACCTTAAAGAGGGCCAGGTGCGAGAGCTCTCCAAAGCTGAGATAAGGGCCCTTCGCAAACCGCCGCTGCATGGCAAGAAAAAGGGGTAATATCCGTTCACAGGTCAACGCCAAGATTGGTGAAATACCCATTGCTCACTATTGGCAGCAAGAGTATAATCAAGCAAAAGCAAACAACGACGTGGAGCGTTCTTTGTTTTGGCCAGAGGGCCAGTCAGCGTTCTCACCACAAAGAAAGTGTTGCCATGAAAAAACCGGGCGTCGGCAAAATCAGAGGGTTACAGCAAATCGCCACTTCGGAAGGCATCTTCGCGATGTGTGCCATGGACCATCGCGGGTCTCTCCAGGAGATGATCGATAAAAAGAACCCCAAGGCGGTGGGCTTTCAGCAAATGATCGAGTACAAGCAGGAGCTGTGTGCTGCGCTTGCTCCTCACTCCAGCGCTGTGCTGCTGGACCCTAATTTCGGAGCAGCACAATGTATCGCCAATGGCGATCTGCCCGGCAACACTGGCTTACTGGTGAGCATGGAAGCCACGGGATATGGTGGTGGGGCAGAAGGGCGCGTGACCGAGCTTCTCCAGAATTGGAATGCCGCCAAGATCAGGCGGATGGGTGGTTCTGCGGGGAAGCTGCTGCTCTATTACAGGCCCGATCTGAAGGAACTGGCGGAAAAACAACTGGAAGTGGTCAAAAAGGCGGCCGACGATTGCTCCGGGTCGGACCTTCCTTTTCTGGTAGAACCCAAAACCTATCCCATCGGCGATGAGAAAAAGAAACCGGAAACTCTGGCAGCCAAACTGCCGAAGCTGGTCATCGATACCGCCCGGCAGATTACTCAGCTGGATGTCGATGTTCTCAAAGCGGAGTTCCCAGCCGACGTGAAATTCGAAAAGGATGAAGGGAAGCTGCTGGACTTTTGCCAGCAGCTGAATGAAGCCTCGCGCGCGCCCTGGGTGATCCTGAGCGCCGGCGTGGATTATGAAACCTTTACTTGGCAGGTCAAGATCGCTTGCAGTGCCGGAGCATCCGGTTTTCTGGGCGGCCGAGCCGTCTGGCAGGAAGCAATGGAGATCAAGGACAAGAAAGAGCGTATGCGCTATCTTTCAACCACTGGCGCGGATAGAATGAAACGCCTGGCTGAAATAGCCGCCCAATATGGCTCCCCCTGGTACAAAAAGCTTGGAGCAGCCAGTGGGAAGATCGCCGATATCCCGGCTGATTGGTATGAGTCATATTAGCTTCCTGCATAGGCCTGCTTTCGACCCAAACCTAGAAGTGTCCCAAATTCAGAGATCAGCAGTCAAGTGCCGGTAGGAGCGATCTTTGGCTCGCCCTAACACCCAAGGTAAACAGAAAGACATGGATTTCGTATCGAGTATGGAATGACATTTAAGGGCGTGCAGAGGGCTTTCCCTTTGCCGGGGGTTTGGGGGTGTCCCCCAGATTCAACAATCCCCCCAACGAGTGGGGGTTAGGGGGCTGAGTTAGATTGTGTCAATACTCTGATTCGGCTTTCAGAGGCAAGTAAAGACGACCCTTAACTGATTACTAGAAAAGGCAGATGCAATAAAGCTAATGTTATCGATAACCGGCTATGGGGGTGTGGGAGAGATCGGGGGAAACAAGGTCCTTCTTGAAGATCAGGACACCCGCCTCTTTTTCGATTTCGGATTCCCTTTCAAGAAGCGCGCCCGGTATTTTGATGAAAACCTCAACCCACGTCCCGGCGCCGGCCTCCTTGATCTGCTGGAAATGGGACTTCTTCCACCTCTCAAAGGTATCTATCGAGAGGACTTGGCCAAGGAAAACCTCTGGCAGAAATTCATCCCTTCGCCGCAATTCCGGAAGCTGAACGTCGATGGCGTCTTGCTCACCCACGCCCATGCAGATCACAGCGGATACATTTCGTTTCTGAAGGATGATATTCCCATCTACACCACCATCATGACGGCTTTCATCTCCAAAGCCATGCAGGATAGCACCCCTCCGAATTTTGAAAGGGAGGTCTGCTATTCCATGCCCAAGGGAACCAAGAAGGGATATCTGCGTTCCCAGGGAACCTACAAACCACGCCCATTTGTCTTCATGAACTGTCCTGCCCTCAGTGAAGAAGCTCAAGACTTCTGGTATTCATCGCCCACACGTAAAACTCCACTCGGCACTCAACCCTATCGATGTATGCCGGAAAAGATCGGGAAACTCAAACTGCAAGCCTTTCCAGTAGATCACTCCATTCCCGGAGCTGCCGCTTTTGCCGTGGAGACGTCTGCGGGCTGGGTCGGATATACGGGCGACCTCCGATTTCATGGAAGGGCTTGCCGCCAGACAGAGCAGTTCGTCGAAGAAATGCATCGACTCGCCCCCCATGTCCTCCTGTGCGAAGGCACACGCTTGAAGGAGGAGCGCGGGGCCACGGAAGAAGAGGTTTTCGAGAACTGCCTGAAGGTTGTCAACCAGGCGAAGGGATTGGTGATCGCCGATTTTGGAGCCCGTAATGTGGAGCGATTGATTACCTTCTATAATATCGCCAAGCAGACGCAACGGAAGCTGGTCATCATGGGAAAAGATGCCTATCTGCTCGATGCCATGCATCTGGCCTCGGAGAGAGTCCCTTCGATTGGCTATTCCACCGATGTCTTGATCTATAAGGACTTCAAATCGAGGGTCTCTTCATGGGAAGGCGCAATCCATCGGCGCTACGAGGATAAGATCATCACACCGCCTTATGTTCGCGAGAACGCAGGCGATCTCATCCTTTGTTTCAGCTTCTGGGACTCTCTCGACCTCATCGATATCGCGCCGCCGCCGGGAGGAACTTATATTTATTCGGCCAGTGAGGTATTCGATGAGGAAGGCGCCATGGATATGCGACGTCTGGCCAATTGGATCGATCACTTCGGGATGAAGGCAATTGGCTTGCCCAGAGAGGAGTTGAACTGGGCCATCCCTGAAAATGAGAGGGGATACCATTCCTCGGGACACGCCTGCGGAACCGACCTCCTCGATCTCATTCGCCGCATCAATCCGCGGATACTGGTCCCCATTCACACCGAGGACCCGGATTATTTCATCCGAAACCTCAAGGATACCGGCATCGAGATTCGGGTGCCGGTTGAGGGTCAGCCGTTGAACTTTCCCTGACAGCGGTAACAGCGATCAGTAGTAGTGCGTGCAGGGGCGATCCTTATGCTCGCCCGTTGGGAAAAATTACCCTCACCCCGGATCAAGTCTGGGGCCCGATCTAATCTCTCCATCAAGAGAGAGGGATTTTAAAGAGTGCAGAGATACTTCTCTGCCGGGGTTTGGGGGTGTCCCCCATATCCTCCTCCTTCCCCCAAGATTGGGGGCTAGGGGGTTGATAAAATAAGAAACCTTTCTGGAAGACGCCGAATCAAGAAGGTCATAAACAATTGGTAAAAAAGGAGCACTCGTGAGTTCAGATATCGATGAAATCACTATCAGCTATGAAGAAGAAGGGCAGCTGGTGGTCAAGGAACTGGGTAAGGAAATCCTATCCAAAGGCGCCTGGGCGACTATCATCTTCCGGTACCGACAATGGGAGCGCGCCAAGAATGGCTATGGCCCGGACCGCTTTTCCATCCGCCGCTATCGCAAGATGAACGATGAATACCGGCAGCAGGCCAAATTCAATATCTCCAGCCGGGACCAGGCATCGAAAATTGTCGGCGCTCTGCAAAAGTGGCTTCAGGAACCGGCTGAAGCAGACGAATCCGGGGAATCGGACGAGTAAGTTCTCCCTCTGAACTTCTGCCCTTGAAGGAGACCGGGCATGACTCGCCGCATCCTGCATATCGACCTCGATGCCTTCTTCGTCTCGGTGGAGCAGGTGCTCAACCCTGAACTGCGAGGCAAGCCGGTGGTGGTCGGCGGTCATCCCGATAGCCGAGGCGTGGTGGCGTGTGCCTCCTATGAGGCGCGCGCCTTTGGCCTGCATGCCGCCATGCCGATTGCCACTGCCAGAAGACTTTGCCCCCAGGCCATTTTCCTCTCCGGGAACTTTGCGACATATCGCAAATACTCCACTAAGTTCTTTGAAATCCTGGCCGATTTCAGTCCGGATATCGAGCCTGGAGGTCTCGATGAGGCCTATATCGACATGACTGGCTTCGAACCCCTCTATGGTCCAACCCGTGAGACGGCACTCAAGATCAAGGGCCGCCTCAGGAATGAGCTGGGGCTGGTGGCTTCCATCGGCATCGCCTCCGGCAAGGTGATTGCCAAAGTCGCCTCCGATTTCTCCAAACCGGATGGGCTGATCGAGATCGCTCCCGGCGAACAGAGGGCCTTTCTGGCTCCCTTACCGGTGAAACGCTTACCTGGAGTGGGGCCAAAAATGCAGCAGGTTTTGAAAAGGATCGGGGTTATCACCATTGGGCAGTTGGCCGAGTTACCCGTTTCCTTGCTGAAGAAGACCTGCGGCGTCTACGGGGAATCGCTGCATCTCCATGCCAACGGCATCGATGAGAGCGACGTGATGGCTCCCGGACCGGCCAAGTCCATCAGTCGTGAGGTGACGCTTCAGAAGGATACTCTTGATGATCGCCTGCTGAAGGCGACCTTGCGTTATCTCACCGAACGAGTGGGGGCAGATCTTCGAAGTCAGGGCAAACAGTCAAAGTGTGTCACCCTGAAGCTGAGGTACGCCGATTTCGACACCATCACCCGCAGCCAGACAATGAAGGTCGCCAGCGGAGTGGATCAAGTCATCTTTGAAGTCGGCGTTGGCTTGCTGGAGAAAACGCTGGCCCAGCGCAGATACCCGGTGCGGCTGATCGGCATCAGAGTGTCCAGCCTAGCCACTGAAGCCAGTCAGCTCAACATGCTGGACAACTCGGCCGAGCGCTTAGTCTATCTCAATAAGGCCATCGACCGCATTCGCCAGAAGTACGGCTTTGGAGCCATTGAGACAGGCCGCACGCTCCCCCTGAGAGAAGACTTCCCCTCGAAAACTTATGTTGTGGAGTAGAGTTTCCGGGTAGCCGGGCCGACGTCGGCCCGGCTACCCTTTGCATGCCATTTTTGTTGAACTTGTCCTCTACCCGATCGGAGAGCGGGAATCCATGATCTAGGTATAGGGAATGAACCTTTCCCATCCGAACAGCGTATAGTTTTTAGAAATGGCAGATTTGGTCGAGAGATGGCAATCCGGTGATGAAGAGGCTTTTGAGGCCTTTTTTCACCAGTATAAGAACTTGGTATTCAAAACGGCTCTCCTGATGGGTAGTGATGGGCAGGAAGCTGAGGATGTTCTCCAAGAGGTCTTTATCAATGCCTGGAATTCGCGGCGCTCGTTCGATCCCAAGAAAGGGAAGCTCACCACGTGGCTATACCGAATTACGGTGAATCAGTCCATCAGTAAACATCGCAAGAAAAGTACAGTCTCCACATCACTCGATATGATCCAAGGTGAGGGCTTCAATCCGGTAAGTTCGTCAGAGGAAGATTCCCCGGACAATCTGGAAAACCTGAGATTGATGAGAGCCGTCGATTCAATGAACGACAAACACCGGCCGGTGCTCGTTCTGAGATATTTTAACGATCTATCCTACAGTGAAATTGCCCAAACTCTGAATATCCCTTTGGGAACAGTCAAGTCTCGACTCAATGAAGCCATGAAAAACCTGCGCAGGAAACTAGGTGAGGTTGAAAAGTCATGAAATGCCAAGAGGTGAACAAACGGCTGCTGGCCTATCTCGATGGCGAGCTGACATCTGGAGAGCGGCAAGAGATTAAGTCGCATTTGGATACGTGCCTTCAGTGTCGGCAGGAACTGGAGTCTGCGAGTGCCACCGTGAATCAACTCCAGCAAGCCTTTGAAGTGGCCACAATGGAGGCTGTCCCCTCACCGCAGGTGTGGGCGAGGATTAAGCAGAAACTATCGACGGAGGAAAAGCTAAACCCTGTTATTCCTGATCGAAGGAAATCAAGAAAAAGAGGAACTATCATAATGATCAAAAATTTCATATGGAGACAACCCAAGTGGAGAATCGCCATCACCGGTGCGATGGTGTTGACACTGATCGTCGCGCTGGCTCTGATCTTACCATCCTCGCCTGGAAAACCAGGAACAGCATTGGCCGCGGAGATCGCTTTGAATAGCCCGGAGGTCAAAGCCGCTCTCGGCGGTGGAGAGGTAAAAGCAATCCAAGCAACAATATCCGAGGGAGAGGGCTTGGTTGTCTGTGTTGCAGATATGCAGCCTCCGATTATTGTGAAGGTGGACTTGAAGTCTCGGAAGGTAACAGAAATCACCGATGCTCCTTTGCCTGAACTTACTGAGGCGGAAACGAAAGCAGCTATCGATATCGCCAAGTCCGATCCCACGGCACAGATAATGCTGGACAAAATGGGGGAAACACTGGGTCAGACAGTCTCTATTACAAGCGCGAAGGCTTTCCCGTGCTTTGTTTCCGGCACTGTGGAGACGAAGGGAGGGGAGATCAAGCTCCTCCCCAAGCCCAGGATGGCCATCGTTGAATTTGAGCTCAGTAAAAATCTGGGTTTAAATCTGATTCGGGTTACGGTTGACCTT encodes:
- a CDS encoding oxidoreductase; this translates as MDQKIALVTGGSSGIGKAITEQLAANGFYVFAAARRLDRLELLRSETIEPLCLDVTDPAATQTAIKHIQSTKGRLDVLVNNAGYGLYGTLEGLTLDQAHHQFDVNVFGLAQVTKAVLPLMRQQQAGTIVNIASVVGRVALPVAGWYCASKHAVEALSDAMRGELKPFGIKVIVIEPGAIKTEFDDVALGTLDSSADLEAYQPMVNGFRKVIQTTYGKAPGPEVIARTVLKAVTSKNPRPRYAIPFDAKSSILFKKIFGDRIMDRMIRQQLKK
- the cimA gene encoding citramalate synthase; its protein translation is MNIQLYDTTLRDGAQREGASFSVEDKVKIARKIDELGVHFIEGGWPGANPKDTQFFERMRAISLANSTLVAFGSTRRAHSRAEEDPNLQDLLNTGTKVITLVGKGSLEHVNKILRTSPEENLAMITDSIRYLKSKGKTVFWDAEHFFDGYKGDAPYCLRTIEVAAAAGADAVVLCDTNGGTLPTEVFTIVEEARKYGVPMGIHAHNDAELAVANTLAAVQAGATHVQGTINGYGERCGNANLCSIIPSLMFKMGMECIGPEHLARLTEASRYVSEVANLPHDPQFPYVGKNAFGHKGGMHIAAMAKAEESYQHIDPILVGNRSHILVSELSGVSTIIYKAKEKGLDFLAQKAQAKEILKRIKDLEAQGFKYDNAEASFEVLLRRAQPGYQPPFELVDFMVVVEKNRRRSASESDSTLSEAMVKVKVGGEIFHTAAEGNGPVNALDAALRKALLQFYPELRIVKLIDYKVRILEESEGTESGVRVLIESSDGEQEWHTVGSSTNIIEASWIALADSMEYWLQRKRG
- the rsmI gene encoding 16S rRNA (cytidine(1402)-2'-O)-methyltransferase — protein: MPTLYVVATPIGNLKDVTMRAIEVLREVGLIAAEDTRRTKQLLSAYEIKTPLTSYHEHNKKYKLPHLMRSLEEKDIALVSEAGMPGINDPGYELIRAAIDQDISVVPVPGPSAIVTALAVSGITAEQFTHLGFLPRKKGARRRLFESFIDEPRAIVAFESPYRLLATLRDLGEVFGEDRKIAVCREMTKVYEEIFRGTVSQALEHFSEPRGEFTLVIEGKARKKSENSGL
- a CDS encoding glycine--tRNA ligase, with amino-acid sequence MEKLVSLCKRRGFIFQSSEIYGGLASCWDYGPLGVELKNNVKAAWWQSVVRERDDVVGLDAAILMHPKVWVASGHVATFADPLVDCKGCKQRWRADHLKGDKCPECGGELTEARMFNLMFKTCMGPVEDASAQVYLRPETAQGIFVNFQNVMTSMRKKLPLGIAQVGKSFRNEITPGNFTFRTREFEQMEIEYFVKPGTDQERFEHWVNERFNWYINLGIKPENLRLRPHDKQELAHYAKGCTDVEYLFPIGWSELEGIANRGDFDLTQHAKFSGQNLEYFDEQTKEHYIPYVIEPSAGADRGTLAFLADAYAEELDEKEDLRVVLHFHPKLAPIKAAILPLSRNEKLVPMAHDQIFADLRKDFMVQYDDSQSIGKRYRRQDEIGTPFCITVDFQTLEDNQVTIRDRDSQKQIRIPVAELKKCLRAKLDGEAFEVLPPGGKLLGSAG
- the rlmN gene encoding 23S rRNA (adenine(2503)-C(2))-methyltransferase RlmN, producing MPKINTTELTEKDLKATLVDWGEPEYRAKQILDWVYRKAITEFAAMSNLPPKLRERLDAEFTYQSLAPVTESRSRDANTTKLLFKLQDGKTIESVLMRYEKRRTVCVSSQVGCAFGCPLCVTGTGGFERNLTPAEIIDQVLFFSRQLRAEDKSVTNVVFMGMGEPLVNFGAVWRAIESFISPDLLGIGARHITISTAGIPPGIKKLSQKRLQVGLAVSLHAPDNALRDKLVPPNRMYPLEILIPTCQSYVEATNRRITFEYALIADINDSPQQAIQLGNLLRGINCYVNLIPVNQSANPQFKPPHRARVQAFSETLTRHHVANTVRLARGTDIEAGCGQLRARMEDISSE